The following are encoded together in the Pan troglodytes isolate AG18354 chromosome 6, NHGRI_mPanTro3-v2.0_pri, whole genome shotgun sequence genome:
- the LOC134810512 gene encoding putative uncharacterized protein FLJ44672 — protein MAYLGPYPTSRQSPQMRLLPHNSLHRHSSIVTMASLDPAPASQPSLQALNFLKSTSPGPAHASLQPLQAQLLHLGGPSRPSLCLPSASTFPTSASQQILHAQHLPHCGPPKPSSQPFSSFYTPSSCHPVASLGQAHASQGPFQAQLLSHGNLPWPDSCLSPSSLDRPRSCLTLASLHPAYASWWPLQAQLLSQDVISGPKTYSSQTL, from the coding sequence atggcctatttaggcccataccctacctcacggcagtctccgcagatgaggctactgcctcacaacagcctccacaggcacagctccatcgttacaatggcctctttagacccagctcctgcctcccagccttctctccaggccctgaacTTTCTCAAGTCGacctcaccaggcccagctcatgCTTCtttgcagcctctccaggcccagctcctgcatcTTGGTGGcccctccaggcccagcctctgcctcccgtcgGCCTCTACATTCCCAACATCTGCCTCACAGCAGATTCTTCATGCCCAGCATCTACCTCACTGTGGACCCCCCAAGCCAAGCTCCCAACCTTTCAGCAGCTTCTACACACCCAGCTCCTGCCACCCAGTGGCCTCTTTAGGCCAAGCTCATGCTTCACAAGGGCCTTTCCAGGCCCAACTTTTGTCTCATGGCAACCTTCCCTGGCCAGATTCCTGCCTGTCTCCCAGCAGCCTAGACAGGCCCAGGTCTTGCCTCACACTGGCCTCTCTACATCCAGCTTATGCCTCAtggtggcctctccaggcccaactCCTGTCCCAGGACGTCATCTCCGGGCCCAAAACTTACTCAAGTCAGACTCTCTAG